The Apium graveolens cultivar Ventura chromosome 6, ASM990537v1, whole genome shotgun sequence genome contains a region encoding:
- the LOC141667364 gene encoding very-long-chain aldehyde decarbonylase CER1-like, with amino-acid sequence MASKPGLLSDWPWKPLGNFKYALLAPFVAHSIYSFATKEADERNLFNVLVFPFMLWRMIHSQIWISYSRYRTTKLRIVDKSIEFEQVDRERDWDDNILMVSLIYYMVSLTDPAIAKMPLWKPDGAIVTFFLHVGPIEFLYYWLHRSLHHHYLYSRYHSHHHSSIVTEPITSVVHPFAEHLAYLALFGAPMVILNLTGTASILAIFGYIAIFDFLNNLGHCNFEFIPTWLFRVFPPLKYLLYTPSFHSLHHTQFRTNLSLFMPIYDYVYGTMDKSSETLHQTSLEKKEDKPDVVHLTHLTTAESVYHLRLGFASVSSEPEKSKWYLKLMSPLTWWSMIITSFYGKTVIAERNQFGELKVQSWAIPRFNVQYFSKWQRKAINGFIESAIQEAESKGTKVLSLGLLNQSKELNQNGEFYIQKFPNLKLRVVDGSALAIAIVLNNVPQGTTQVLFRGKVTKVACIVASVMCKRGIQVAADGDEYEKLQKATKYSENLIRASGYEQKVWLVGEGLSDEEQSRADKGTVIIPFSSLPPIKVRDDCLYHHTPAMVIPASLENVDSCENWLPRRVMSASRVAGMVHALEGWSEHECGNTILDIGKVWEACLKHGFRPLTTPY; translated from the exons ATGGCCTCAAAACCTGGGTTGCTTAGTGATTGGCCATGGAAGCCACTAGGAAACTTCAAG TATGCACTTTTGGCGCCATTTGTAGCACATAGCATCTACTCATTTGCTACAAAGGAAGCAGATGAAAGGAATCTCTTCAATGTTCTTGTTTTTCCATTTATGTTGTGGAGAATGATTCATAGCCAGATTTGGATTTCTTATTCGCGTTATCGAACTACCAAGCTCAGAATAGTTGACAAGAGCATTGAGTTTGAACAAGTTGATAGAGAAAGAGATTG GGATGATAATATTTTGATGGTTTCGCTTATATACTATATGGTTAGTTTGACTGATCCGGCAATTGCGAAAATGCCATTGTGGAAGCCTGATGGTGCGATTGTCACATTTTTTCTTCATGTTGGTCCTATTGAGTTTCTTTACTATTGGCTTCATAGATCACTTCATCATCATTATCTATACTCTCGCTACCACTCTCATCATCACTCTTCCATTGTTACAGAGCCTATTACAT CTGTTGTTCATCCATTTGCGGAGCATTTAGCATATCTTGCACTCTTTGGAGCACCGATGGTGATTCTAAACCTCACAGGAACTGCATCGATTCTTGCAATTTTCGGATACATTGCTATATTTGATTTCCTAAACAACTTGGGACACTGCAATTTTGAATTCATTCCTACTTGGCTTTTCAGAGTGTTTCCTCCCCTAAAGTACTTATTGTACACACCTTCATTTCATTCTCTTCACCACACTCAGTTTAGAACAAATCTCTCACTTTTTATGCCCATCTATGATTACGTATACGGAACAATGGACAAGTCTAGTGAAACCTTGCATCAAACATCACTAGAGAAAAAAGAAGACAAACCCGATGTCGTTCATTTAACTCACTTGACTACTGCAGAATCTGTTTATCATCTACGTTTAGGATTTGCTTCTGTTTCGTCTGAGCCAGAGAAGTCGAAATGGTACTTAAAGCTGATGTCACCACTGACATGGTGGTCTATGATCATCACTTCATTTTATGGAAAAACGGTTATTGCTGAGAGGAATCAGTTCGGAGAGCTTAAAGTCCAGTCATGGGCAATTCCTAGATTTAACGTACAA TACTTTTCGAAATGGCAAAGAAAAGCTATCAATGGATTTATAGAAAGCGCCATACAAGAAGCAGAATCAAAAGGCACTAAAGTCTTAAGTTTAGGCCTTTTGAATCAG AGTAAAGAACTCAACCAAAACGGTGAATTTTACATCCAAAAATTCCCAAATTTGAAACTAAGAGTTGTAGATGGGAGTGCTCTGGCCATTGCTATTGTCCTAAACAACGTGCCGCAAGGCACAACTCAAGTTCTGTTTAGAGGCAAGGTCACAAAAGTTGCTTGTATAGTAGCTTCTGTTATGTGCAAAAGGGGAATTCAAGTGGCTGCAGACGGAGATGAGTATGAAAAGCTTCAAAAAGCTACCAAGTACAGTGAGAATCTGATCCGAGCAAGCGGTTATGAGCAAAAAGTATGGCTAGTCGGAGAAGGACTAAGTGATGAAGAACAGTCTAGGGCTGATAAAGGAACAGTTATCATTCCATTTTCTTCATTACCTCCTATCAAAGTTCGCGACGATTGTTTGTACCATCATACACCAGCAATGGTGATCCCTGCATCTCTTGAAAATGTTGATTCGTGTGAG AACTGGCTACCAAGGAGAGTTATGAGCGCTTCACGAGTAGCCGGAATGGTGCATGCCTTGGAGGGATGGAGCGAACATGAATGTGGAAACACCATTTTAGACATTGGAAAAGTGTGGGAAGCTTGTCTAAAACATGGATTTAGACCATTAACTACACCATATTAA